A single region of the Manihot esculenta cultivar AM560-2 chromosome 12, M.esculenta_v8, whole genome shotgun sequence genome encodes:
- the LOC110628022 gene encoding probable indole-3-acetic acid-amido synthetase GH3.1 — MAVDSSSPDPSTCENNAKALQFIEEMTSNVDSVQERVLAEILCRNSDTEYLKQYKLQGPTDREIFKAKIPVVTYEDIQPQIQRIANGDRSAIFSTYPVSEFLTSSGTSAGERKLMPTIQEELDRRRLLYSLLMPVMNLYVPGMDKGKALNFLFVKAETKTPSGLLARPVLTSYYKSEHFKNRPYDPYNVYTSPDETILCADSFQSMYSQMLCGLIMREEVLRVGAVFASGLLRAIRFLQVNWKQLVEDISSGTLNPKVTDPSVRECMSKILKPNSELAEFITQQCSEDNWEGIIKRIWPNTKYLEVIITGAMAQYIPTLEYYSAGLPMASTMYASSECYFGLNLKPMCKPSDVCYTIMPNMGYFEFLPQEPSASCDSPPRLLDLADVEVGKEYELVITTYSGLYRYRVGDILRVTGFYNKAPQFRFIRRKNVLLSIDSDKTDEAELQKGIENASSLLREFKTSVVEYTSYAETKTIPGHYVIYWELLVQDPANSPTNEVLNQCCLAIEESLNTVYRQGRVADNSIGPLEIRVVKNDTFEELMDYAISRGASINQYKVPRCVSFTPIMELLDSRVVSKHFSPSLPHWTPERRR; from the exons ATGGCCGTTGATTCGTCCTCACCGGATCCCTCTACATGCGAGAACAATGCAAAGGCTCTTCAGTTCATTGAAGAGATGACAAGCAATGTAGACTCGGTGCAGGAAAGGGTTCTTGCAGAGATACTCTGTAGGAATTCTGACACTGAATATCTTAAGCAATATAAACTCCAAGGACCAACTGACAGAGAAATCTTCAAGGCTAAAATCCCTGTGGTCACTTACGAGGACATCCAGCCTCAAATTCAGCGTATAGCTAATGGTGACCGCTCTGCAATCTTTTCTACTTACCCTGTCTCTGAGTTTCTCACTAG TTCTGGTACTTCTGCCGGTGAGAGAAAACTTATGCCGACAATTCAAGAAGAGTTGGACCGTCGCCGGTTGTTATATAGTCTTCTTATGCCTGTCATGAATCT TTATGTTCCGGGAATGGACAAAGGGAAGGCTCTGAATTTCTTGTTTGTGAAGGCTGAGACAAAGACTCCAAGTGGGCTTTTGGCACGTCCGGTCCTTACAAGCTACTACAAGAGTGAGCACTTCAAAAACAGGCCATATGATCCTTACAACGTATACACTAGCCCCGACGAGACTATTCTCTGCGCAGACTCCTTCCAGAGCATGTACAGCCAAATGCTATGTGGCCTCATTATGCGTGAAGAAGTCCTCCGAGTTGGTGCAGTTTTCGCCTCTGGTCTTCTTAGGGCCATTCGTTTCCTTCAGGTCAACTGGAAGCAACTCGTTGAGGATATCTCCTCCGGTACCTTAAACCCTAAAGTAACTGACCCATCAGTAAGGGAATGCATGAGCAAAATTTTGAAGCCTAACTCTGAGCTCGCGGAGTTCATTACACAACAATGCTCAGAAGATAACTGGGAAGGTATCATCAAAAGAATATGGCCCAATACAAAATATCTAGAAGTCATTATAACAGGAGCCATGGCCCAATATATTCCCACGCTTGAATATTATAGTGCTGGGTTGCCCATGGCTTCCACAATGTATGCTTCCTCTGAGTGCTACTTTGGGCTTAACCTAAAGCCAATGTGCAAACCATCTGATGTTTGTTACACAATCATGCCAAACATGGGTTACTTCGAGTTCTTGCCCCAGGAACCCTCAGCTTCCTGTGACAGTCCTCCACGTCTTTTGGACCTTGCTGATGTTGAAGTTGGCAAAGAATATGAACTTGTTATCACTACCTATTCCGGTCTCTACAGGTACCGAGTCGGGGACATCCTTCGGGTCACTGGGTTCTACAACAAGGCTCCACAATTTCGATTCATAAGGAGAAAGAATGTTTTATTGAGTATTGACTCGGACAAAACTGATGAGGCTGAGTTGCAGAAGGGCATTGAAAATGCTTCCTCACTTTTACGTGAGTTCAAAACCAGTGTTGTTGAGTACACTAGCTATGCAGAAACCAAAACAATCCCAGGTCACTACGTGATATACTGGGAGTTGCTTGTTCAAGATCCAGCAAATTCACCAACCAACGAGGTCTTGAATCAGTGCTGCCTAGCCATTGAAGAGTCACTGAACACGGTGTATAGACAAGGGCGAGTAGCTGATAACTCAATCGGGCCACTGGAGATTAGGGTGGTGAAAAATGACACCTTTGAGGAGCTCATGGATTATGCAATTTCAAGGGGTGCATCTATTAACCAATACAAGGTGCCAAGGTGCGTCAGCTTCACACCGATCATGGAACTGCTAGACTCAAGGGTGGTGTCAAAACATTTTAGCCCATCTCTACCACATTGGACACCAGAACGACGCCGTTGA